Below is a genomic region from Lolium rigidum isolate FL_2022 unplaced genomic scaffold, APGP_CSIRO_Lrig_0.1 contig_5390_1, whole genome shotgun sequence.
tgcactagccacttgaaccaaaagtccgaactgatggaaagggctaggcaatctactttatacacttcacaacacccccactcgcgtgtgacgggagaagagaaagtcaacatgtgaaagaagaagagcacaccgaaacagggcatcagcggtggctaaagagggggcaacaacaattttaggcttaattgcgaaaaccggtGCAACAGCAATTTtttggcttaattgcgaaaaccggggcaacagcaatttttaggcttaattgcgaaaaccatgtgaaagccaggatttgaactcgagacttggggctctgataccatgttaagcttcatgcactagccacttgaaccaaaagtccgaactgatggaaagggctacgcaatctacttatacacgtcaacaccccctctcacgtgtgacgggaagacgagaagacaagtcaacacgtgtagagaggcaaagagacaGCGCCGGGACCACACGCCACACAGCAAGAGGCAGAGAGGGGGCAACATCAATttttaggctctgataccatgttaagcttcatgcactagccacttgaaccaaaagtccgaactgatggaaagggctacgcaatctacttatacacttcacaacacccccactcgcgtgtgacgggagaagagaaagtcaacacgtgaaagaagaagagcacaccgaaacagggcatcagcggtggctaaagaggggggcaacaacaatttttaggcttaattgcgaaaatcgggacaacagcaatttttaggcttaattgcgaaaaccatgtgaaagccaggatttgaactcgagacctggggctctgataccatgttaaggttcatgcactagccacttgaaccaaaagtccgaactgatggaaagggctaggcaatctactttatacacttcacaacaactGCTACAAGGAATAGATTATTGTAGCGGGATTTTTCTTTTCTATAGTattctttcatttttttattgTGTGTATACACATTGCTGTTTGAGCATTTACAGATTGGGTGTAATTGGAATctttgcgatattaatatattcactTTGTCGAAAAGAATATAAACATTTAGCGGAACACATTAAAAATtaactgaatcaaaattattactaGATTCATCTAAGATTCCGATTCCCGGTAAAAAAATATAGAATAGAAAAATATGGGACAAAAAAATAAATCCACTCGGTTTCAGACTTGGTACAACCCAAAAACACCATTCTTTTTGGTTCGCACAACTAAAAAATTATTCTGAAGGTCTATAGGAAGATAAAAAAATAAGGGATTGTATAAGAACTATATACAAAAGAGTACAAAAACTTGCGAAAGTTAACCTATAATTAAGCATAAAAAATCGGCAACACATCTTGATAAGTGATCTTGCGCGGACTGCATCTCCATGGCTTCCATGTTAAACTTGACGGCTATTCTTCTGGAGGTATGAAGATCGGAGGAGGGATGAAAACCGGATTACTGCTGCTTGTATGGTCGTGGTGGGTGCACATGTCCCAATCATCACCGCACCTAGCGCCGCCATCCCCGGCCCTTCTAGCCCCGCACGATGCCACCCAGGTGCTGCCAGACTGCCTGAGCCTGACCTCGAACGCCGCCGTCCCGCTCTGCATATCCGCCGCGAGGCTGTCCATGAGATAGCCCGGCAGGCGAACGCCGGTGCCCTCGGCGACAACCTGCACGTCCGTCGACTTCTTGGGCCCCACGCAGAGCCGatgcggcgcggcggcgctggcggcgagcGGGACGCAGCGGTAGGACACCTGCACGTACGTTTCGGCGTCCATGCACACGTGGCGGAAGGGGTTGCTGGAGGCGAGGCGGAGGGTGAGGTTGAACCGCGGGTCCAGCGCGAGGTCCTTGGACGGCGGCAGCTCGAGGCCGGAGACGGAGTCGACGGTGACGTCGTAGTTCCTGCTGGGCATTGCGGAGACGTAGAGGAGCACGAAGCCGACGAAAAAGACGGCTGCAACCGAGGACGTGCACAGGCAGCACTTGGACGGCATGGCGGTTCAGCGATTTGAGAACGCCCTTGTGGCAGGTTGCTTGGCTTGGCTTTGGCCTGAGGCCTGAGCGGTAGGCCGCCGGCCTTCTTATAGGAGCAGAGAACGGGGTACGTGTGTTCGGTTCGGAATCCGGCTAGGCGGCAGCCGTTCCGTTTGGGAGACGCATTAGGTAATGCTAATAATACGTGTTGGTTCAGAGTTTAGGCTCGTATTGATGTTTTGCAAAGTCCCGCCAAAACGTGTATGTTATGCAGACAACATGAATCAACAGCCCATACCGAATCAGGTACAACTCAAACGCAACAAGGTTCTAGCGACAATACACTATTGCATatctacatactccctccgtccacaaataagtataCATCTAGGTTTTTGGATAAGTCAAACTTGTTTAATTTTGACCAACTTATTATCAAAAATTATACGCATATGTGACATTAGATTACTATATTATGAAACTACATTTTAAGGTGGATCTAGTGATACTAATCTAGTGTCATAAATGCTGCTACTTTTTCCTAAAAAGGTGGTCAAATGTAATAAAGTTTGACTTATCAAaaacctagatgtacacttatttgtggacggagagaGTACGTGATTAAACTCTATGCCAGTTCCTGTTCAAATCTGCCGTCGTGCTCCTGGAATCTCCCAACTTCTTTTTCCAGATGATAGCTTACCGTTCTTCAAAGCACGAGGGGAGCAAGCGTCCAGAACTAAGGCTGTACCGGATCTCTATGCCTCCTGCACGGACACCTACTCAACCCTAGGAAACGTTCCATTACAAGTGACAATGGAAACTTTTGAGACTAAATACCTTATATTACCAACGCCGGATGGGAGAATGTGTTGAGGGAAATTCCAAAGTCTGCAATCCAAATTAGCTAAATACCTTGTGGAGTGGGATGACAATCACAAATCACAGGCAGCTAAGGAGATTTTGATCAAAGCAATTGCCAAAAGCCCCTTGGGGTTATGTGATGTGCTCAGGAAAATGGCCAGGAGTTATTGTTGGGATGCGGAGAATGGGAAGAGGAAGACACATTGAGTTGCTTGGGATATAATGTTGCGTCTGAAGTAGTGTTGGCTCCCGATACATGCGTCTCTTCAACCAAGCACTGTTTTCGCGCCAAGCTTGGAGGCTTATTCAGTATCTGAACACTCTCTATGCCCAGTTATTGAAAGCCATATATTTCCTTGTGGATCCCCGATTGACACGGTCTTCACGTGGAATGGTTCATCAACCTTGTACATAATTGGGTACTGACTGATatttgcatctattgatgcagaggctaagTATACCCCATCTCGAAGAAGAAAAATTGACTACAAACTCCAACTGCATAAACATGGGTAATCTGGCGGGTCGATACTGGTGCACAAATCAGGGCCTGGCATGACCCTTGGATCCCCAGGGATGCCAGTCACCTCTCGCGATCACCGCAAGGGCGCTGAAGGTATCGTTGGGTGGCAGATTTTCTAGCTAGATGGTTCTTGGAACACAGAACGCCTGCAGCAGTATTTTGTGCAAGAAGATATCCACGAGATACTCAAAATTCAGAATTCTAGCTAGCCGCAACAACAGTGACTTCATAACCTGACAGGCATATTTACAGTGAAGAGCGCGTATCGTTCAGCTCTGAATGCAAGCATGCAGAGGCAAGACCGAGGGGCCACCAGTGCACGGCCTGACGGAGCAAGGCCAAACTGGACGAGCATACGAAATTGCCAGGTACCACCTAAAATGAAAATGGCGTGAAAGATCTGTTTCAATGCTATTTCAACACAAGCCAACTTGGCAAGGAATGGCAACAGAGTCTTTGTCCAGTGTGTGGTCTGGAAGATGAAGACCAGTTTCATGTGTTTATGCGTTGCCCCCATGCCCACCAGCTTTGGCAAGCTATGTCTGAAGTCTAGCCGCTATCTCGAGAAGACCTCCCTGATGCATACAGGGACATAATTGTTGCTGCACTTGTTGGCCTTGCTTTTCTTTCTCCAATTATATGATTTATTAATATTGATTATTACCATCCCATTCATTATTCTGTTATTATATTTATGCAAGCCTACTGACTAAAGAGCGAAACCTTCAAGAGTTCACATCAACCATAGGTACATAGTAGTACATCATATTCATGAGTATAAACGAGGGCAAAATTTGAGGAACTGACATTCCAGGTCAAAACTCTAGCTGCACGTTCGAGTACGCAACTAATATATGCAACCCACCGAagggaaagaaaaaaagagaaggcGACAGCCTTTATTTGAAGGCTTCTTGTATAAACCCAGCCAATCCCTGCACTAACAGTATACTACTACTCGCTCAGCTATGTACACTCTTTCGCTTCCAGAATGAAGCATGGTAACATCTGGTTCTAGTTCCCTCTGCTGCCACTCTGTCTGCTTTGACAAAGCCAAAGGTTGCATGTTCATCATCCGGATCTGACTGCTCCCAAAACATCGACTGACAGGTTCATCGTTGGTGCTTCCAAAATTGTCTCGGTTTCGGTGGAGATAAAGGTGCACTATGCAGCACGATTACTTGAAATGCACTAGCACTCAAGAACACCCAACGGGTTATAGCTACACCCAGCAGACcatccaagaacaccaagaatcaTCTCAACGCTGGAGCATGCACTGACCTGCCATTGTGATTCAGGTTGAATACACTTGTAAAGAACTCAAACACTAATATGTATACAAGTCAGCGATGGGAGTGTACCACATTCTCATCAGTGCCCTCAAAATGGAACAAGAGCACACCCATTCCTCTTCGTTTATCTCTTTCTGCCTGTAATGCACAGCTTACATGGTCAAACATTGCCGAATGCAACTACAAGGACTGGGGGATTAGTAGAAGTTAGGAAACTAAGAAAAATGATGTGTTGTTACTTCATAACTAACTTGAGTACACAGAAAAAATCAATATTTAAAATCATTGAGGGAAGCTCCGTCCACTTACCACACAAGAACATATAGTAATTCCGCAGGCTGTTAACGCCGATGTAACTTCTGCCATCATCCCTGTGCATTTAAAATACTAATTGAAATGGTTTTACTAATGCTTGCAGTGAAAGCTCAACAACAACGTAGAACCATAAGAAGTTGCAAGAAAACAGATACTATTACCACACTTCCATAAAATAAGGCGTATAATTTTTTTCAGAAGTCGAATTATGTAAATTTTGACCAACTTtttagaaaaaatatcaacatctaacaTACCAAATCAATGTCATTAGATACATCATGACATATTCTCAATAGATTTCTCTATAAGCTTGGTCAAACTCTACATTGTTTGACTTTAAGAAAATGGCTTATTTTACTGAACAGAGGGGGTACAAGTTAACTGATGTGTCAAATAATTCATGTGTTCGTCTACGGCAAGGGAAGCGACAGAATGTACATTAGATTAGTCTGGTTAAGGAACATGGCAAACAGCTATGCATAAAGGGCACAAAGTTGAGATTAGCATAGTTGCAGTGAACCTTAGTACTCCTATTACACTTCTGAGGGTAGAGAGACATTAATCCTATATATTCAGTTTACAAAATAGTTAGATAGTAAACGAGTAATACCTTTACGATCAACACACACTATGCAAAGCCATTGGATAGAGTTGCCTTCTGTATTGTGCCAGGAAGAAATTTTACCACATTTCCAATGATCCAAACTAGCGAAAACCTCCGTACATGCAGAGATGCCAGGGTGCATGAACCCAGTGGAGCTATCACCCCGAATTGTTGAGCCATTAATTTTTATTCCCAGTTCCTTAACAGTTTTGTTGTGCTTCCCATTAACCTTTGGAGTGTGAACATTGTTAACAGGTAAAAAACCATCACTATTTTTATTTGCAAAGGATAACTTGTTGGGACTTAATATCTTCTGCCAATTGAATCTGTAGTCCTCATTTTGTGTGGCTGGAATTAACGGCTCACTGTCACTTTCATCTTCAAGATCAGCGACAAAGTTATTAACTGCCTCCGCAGTTATTTCAGCAGCAGAAAGAGCAGCTTGCTCCCTTAAGAACTGGATAAGCAAACGATTAGTTACTGCAGCCATCAATTAATGTAAGAAATCAATATTGATGAGACCTACTTTCATAATTTTGTGTCTAGCACTGCGGGTTTTTGCATGCTGTAGCCACTGCTGATGACGCTGGAATGCATATTTACTGGATAATTTCTGGAACAGAGAAAAAAATGATACAAGATTAGTTTACCCACATATAAGAGATACTATATGTATGTCAATACAACTGCTGCAGTACAGATTTTCTGTAGCAGTAAACAATTTGGTAGCTGAACTACAAGTGAAAGAAAAATACAAGACAGACTTCTTAATTAGATGGTCATACACTGGAATAAAATTTCAGAACCACAATTGTATGAAATTTATATTCAGGGCTGCCTTCCAGTACAAAGTTTTCTTAGTAAGTCTGTTTCTATCAAATATGAAATCAAAACTACACAACTAAATATGCCAAAATGGTATAATAGGAAAATAAAGCATGTAATCTGTGTGAGAAATACTAACATCGTAAGTTATTATCTCCACTACTTCAGCGTTCGCAAGTGCATGGATTGGTGAAACTAGATTACCATTCACCTgaaaagaagaacatgagcacccTCATATGATTGTTTAATTGTACTACTCCATCCGACCCATAATACTTGTCGCTGAAACGAGTGAATAGACACActgaaatgtgtctagatacatgcaaTTCAGATTTAGCGACAAGTATGGATCAGAGGGGGTACTATTTTCTCCATAACTAACCTTTGCTGCTACCATTTTGTTGCCAATTTCCGTATGGATCAGATATGCATAATCAATCACAGTGGCTCCCTTAGGCAGGTTTTTAATCTGAGAACGAAAACATAGTTAGCAAAGTGACCGACCCAAGCAAAAGCTATATTGTCCTCCAAGTTCAATGATTACCTCGCCTTTAGGTGTAAAAACAAAGACACGACTTCCCAGAAGATCTCTGGTGATAGTATCCACAAATTCCCTAGAGCTCATGTTACCAACAAATTCTTCTTGCCATTCACGGATTGCATTGAGCCAACCAATCTATGAAAGATGAAAAGTCAGTGAAGGACTTTTTAAGTCAAGTGAGATAATAATAAAGAATGTGAAACACAAGCTTCAACAAATCAGTGTCATTATACTAAGTAAGAAAATATATACCCTCAGAGCAAAGCCTGTATTGTTAAGACAGATCACTTTCCCATCTAAATTTCTTCCACTAGATATTCCTGGACGCACAGGTCCTGACACCACCCCTCTTCCACTGTAGTGTGCAGCAATGCCTCTTTCTGCTATCAGATCCATATCTTCTGTTCTTATCTGCAATACGGTTGGAACGTCATTCATATCTTAAAATAAATCTTATGGTTGAGTTCTCTAGTTTAAATTTTGCTGAAAATAGGCAGCATACCTGAACTTCTAAATGGAACATACTCTCATTTAGAAATGGTATTACTGTAGTATGTAGACTTTGATAGCCATTAGGCTTTGGGGTTGCAATGTAGTCTTTAACCTGTCGGCATAGCTGAGTTTTAGAAAAATGATACAAGCAGCATAGGTCAAAACAACATTGAATAACATAAAGCGGATAACTCACAGCTTGAGGTATAGGTGTCCATATGCCATGAACAAGACCAAGAGCATGGTAGCAGATCTGAATTGAATCAAAGATACTTGGGACGTCAGTGATAGATTGACAGCAAAAACAAGTTAATACATGGTATGTAATATTACCTGTTGTGAGGTGCAGAGTGGCCCAACACCATTGCAGGACTTTGGTTTTATGATGATCCGCAGCTGAGCCAATAATATAAAGTCATGTTTTTAAGACATTCATAAGAATGATAAACTGAGCATCAATAATCACCTGTGAAGATATTCAGAACAACGTACCTGAGCAACCTGGTTTACCTCATTTATTGAACTCTTGGACTTGAGAGCGGTTTTATAAATGCTGCAAGATTATCCAAATAATAAATAACCCACAAGAGAAACAAACTTACAGCCATAATAATGCAACACATTGTTCGAATTTTTTGTTACAAGATGCAAATGAGAAGTCAATGAGTAAATGATTATGCAGCATTCTGTAAGGACAGTAACTGTGCCACATTGTGAACTGATGTTTTGTCAGTAATGCAACACAGTTGCAAAAAACTGATTATTTTTCCCTCTTTATAACCATCTAAACCAACAAATTGTGCAGCGATTAGTATGGCTCATATGAATTGAACTGATCAGTATTATTAAGAAAATAAGCTGAGCACATCAGTATCTTACCAAAAAAATACATCACTAAGCAGACATAGTACTAAAGTGGACACTCTGCAGTCTAAGTATCCTCATGTAAGACCACCGATTTACCTTAATGAAGGACTAGTCTAAAGAGATTACTTATTTTAACTTAATGGAATAGCATGTCTGCTCTACCTGTAAACTTCTTTGCAGACAGAGCGCACTTCTGTTTCAACACTCACAAGGTCAAGAAATTGATCCTCAGCAATTTTTTCCTTTAAGATTCTATTTGCCTGGAATTGAAGATCTCAAAATAATCAAGAAACATCATCAACTCTACATGCAAAAACATGTTAGTGCTATATCAAAACTGTACCTCTTCCAATTCTTGTTCATGGGCCTTGAAGATGTCTTCAACTCTTTTCCTTAGTTCAGCAAAATCACCAGGATTCATGTACATGAAGGACAGGTATTCTAACTCAGACTGCAATGATAAGTTCTAGTCATCAAATGGACGAACCAACGAACTAATAGTCCACAAAAGTTAAGAATCAGCAGGCTATGGTAGAGTGCTTTGTTAACATAACATAGACATTATAACATTGCATGGAGTATGCCACATAAAAAGAATTAGCATAAGGGAACATTTTTTTTAACTTATACAATATACTCGTATATAAACATCTGCTTTATTCATAAGATGAAGGGAAAACATTTCTTTGGCCCCTTAGCTTTGGCGGTAGGTCATTTAAAATCCCCAAAAACCACCATCATAGGAAAAATGGTCAGGTTTAAAAACATCAAGGAGCTGGATGCCTGGTTTTGCAATTGAACTTGAAGGTCAACAGAGTTCCCTAAGATATGTTTTGTAAGAAAGTTTCGGTGAAATAAGTGAAATCTAACATTGCAACAGAGGTAAAAGCAAAATGTCTAGGATCGAATTTTCCTTCAAGTAATACCACAAGGACTTTCGAAAGTGTAACACAGGAGGGGTTAGAGGTATATTAAATAGGGGAGAAATAACATCAAAGCCTTTGATGTTCATGAATGTAAGAAATTGAGATTGAAATCATGTTCGTTAGGACAAGGTtgtataacaatcatacacatacagTTGTTTAcactagcttgagaattttcataTCAACAATAATCAAACTATACACTAGTTCAAATTCCAGTTTTTAAGACACACATGAAGGCTGCTATCGCTTAAATAGCAGGCCAAATTTTACTGCAAGAGACATTGGTAACAAGCAAAGTAGAATGCACTGCTCAGAAACAGCACATCAGTAAGAGAACGTCTCTAGTGATATGGGACCTTAGGTTATACATTGTATACATGGCAAATGGGCCATTTGATCTTGCATGTAGTGACAGGATCACATCCTGGTGATGTTCGGTCCCTTATTGGTGGGCATGCAGAAAACACCTTGGCTTTATCGAATAGCATCGTCGGAAGTACTGCTCAACGTTATTGGTCCCGATTCCTTCCTTCTGTTTCTTCCAAATATCTCTATAGCTTAAGGGATTATATATACATGTGCCCGTTTTCCCAATACAAAACTATTTACTAGTGCATCTATAAATTTCTGGTTATGCAGTTATGTTAGTTATTCCAGAACATGAATGGGACATGGATGGGGATTCTGGACGGACGGAAGGCAGAGTTGAGGTGATATTGCAAGGATGAGATACTTCTAAGGAGCAAAAAACAAATGTTCCAGGTGAGGCAATGCAACTGAGTTGATCATGTCCTTCCCTTTTATATCCATCACCCCATAACTGTTGGATTCATGGTATCAGATCATAGGCTGTATCAGATCATAGGCTGtatcccccgcaaaaaaaaaaaaaaaaaaaaaagatcatagGCTGTATCACTAGATATCCTCCCATCACAAAAGAAGCACCATGGTAATGAAATTAGCTTGCACAACAATAATGGCTATCTTGTAAGAGTACACATCAGGTACCTTTATTTGATACATCCCAAGCAGTTTTGCTAGGGGTGCAAAGACCTGCAGCGTCTCCATGGCAATCGCATACTGGAAAGAGGAGTGCTTAGAATAAGATGAAACTTAATTATAGAGAGATCTTATACCAATGGAAATAAAATTACCTGCTTGTGCGGAGGCATGTGTGTAAGAGTACGCATGTTATGCAACCTGTCCGCCAGTTTCACAATGATTACACGAACCTACAGAAGATTATTCATTCATTTGTTATGAAACTAGTACATACTTCAAAACTGCTGCCAATTAAACAGTCTATCTGGGGAAAATACCTCTTCTGTCATTGCAAGAAACATCTGTCTTAAGTCTTCAGCTTTGACATCTTGTTTTGAACTACCCTCATTTTTGCATTGAAGTTTCCCTAGCTTAGACACCTGTATTTTTCATAAATAGGTTTATGATTCCCTTGAAGTCAATATACCTACGTCGTGTAAGTTTTACAGTTATAGCACACAGATTAGAAATCGTGAAAATGTGAGATAAAAGTATACCTTTGTTTCCCCTTCAACAATACGGCGTACTGTTGCCCCAAACTCGTTTTGTATTGTTTCAAAAGTAACCATGTCAGTATCTTCAACAGTGTCATGCAATAAACCAGCAGCAATTGATTCCCAGTCAAGTTCCTAGTTATGTCCATGGAGCACAGCAAAACCTAACTTCATTACGTTCATACTAGGAATACTTGAGAAAATACGTCATTACAGTTTCAATGATATACTACTACTCACGTGCTCTCCAAGAATGCGGGCAACTTCAACAGGATGAATGATGAAGGGTTCCCCACTCCGGCGTTTCTGCCCATTATGTGCTTCATATGCTAACTGCATTAGACCATAAGCTATAATGATGCAGCCTCTTGATGCCCTCTACTAGAATACTATTTGGAAGCTACGTGGAAGAACAATATCAAATACAGATTACCTTAAGAGCGTCATGTACAAAGTTCAGTTCTTCAGGTTGAAGGTACGAGATAGCTGGTCTGAGACTCTGTCATGTAATAGCATTAATAATTATAACATGCAATAGACAAATTCAATCTTATTTTGAacaaaaactgagaaatcaaaataAGTCCTTGCTTCTTTTTGTTAATTATTATAAAATGTGTGCACAACAGTAACAAGGAAGAACATGTGGTGTTACAGTACCCAGGCATGAAGCGACTGTTGACTTCTTTGAGTTAATTGTTATGTATATGCTTGGAGACATGTGGAAAGGTAAGACACATGTCTCCAAGCATATACATGCATCTGATCATGAAATGGTCATAAAGCAGTGAGCAAACTAAAGTGTTGATAGAGCAAAGCAATTAACATCTTCAGAGGCATGTGAACACGACTAGTATAAGCTAAATATGCACCACAATGGAGCAAAAAGTGTTGAGATTTGTGGTTCAGTGACACACCTCCCACAACGTTTCTGGAGAAACAAGGCTGAACTGATCAGATGACGAATGACAGGAAACCCTCCACGCAGGATTCACAGGGGTTGACCAAGA
It encodes:
- the LOC124681731 gene encoding putative GTP diphosphokinase RSH1, chloroplastic encodes the protein MQPPTAAVTAASSLDCVSSCRSSTSWKRGGGGGGGRPYECSVLSCAWNAPRALTGALASTAQCSSCSHAEGLGAGRRRGRPRQSTNISNNNNNTLVHTTWGEDINNGKLGHGSSASFVSSGEKFRSWSTPVNPAWRVSCHSSSDQFSLVSPETLWESLRPAISYLQPEELNFVHDALKLAYEAHNGQKRRSGEPFIIHPVEVARILGEHELDWESIAAGLLHDTVEDTDMVTFETIQNEFGATVRRIVEGETKVSKLGKLQCKNEGSSKQDVKAEDLRQMFLAMTEEVRVIIVKLADRLHNMRTLTHMPPHKQYAIAMETLQVFAPLAKLLGMYQIKSELEYLSFMYMNPGDFAELRKRVEDIFKAHEQELEEANRILKEKIAEDQFLDLVSVETEVRSVCKEVYSIYKTALKSKSSINEVNQVAQLRIIIKPKSCNGVGPLCTSQQICYHALGLVHGIWTPIPQAVKDYIATPKPNGYQSLHTTVIPFLNESMFHLEVQIRTEDMDLIAERGIAAHYSGRGVVSGPVRPGISSGRNLDGKVICLNNTGFALRIGWLNAIREWQEEFVGNMSSREFVDTITRDLLGSRVFVFTPKGEIKNLPKGATVIDYAYLIHTEIGNKMVAAKVNGNLVSPIHALANAEVVEIITYDKLSSKYAFQRHQQWLQHAKTRSARHKIMKFLREQAALSAAEITAEAVNNFVADLEDESDSEPLIPATQNEDYRFNWQKILSPNKLSFANKNSDGFLPVNNVHTPKVNGKHNKTVKELGIKINGSTIRGDSSTGFMHPGISACTEVFASLDHWKCGKISSWHNTEGNSIQWLCIVCVDRKGMMAEVTSALTACGITICSCVAERDKRRGMGVLLFHFEGTDENVVSACSSVEMILGVLGWSAGCSYNPLGVLEC